A genomic window from Blastococcus saxobsidens DD2 includes:
- a CDS encoding replication-associated recombination protein A — protein sequence MTSLFDEPGDDGPTAVDPGAPLAVRMRPRSLGEVVGQQHLLGDRAPLRRLVESDEPMSLVLYGPPGTGKTTLAHVISLATKRQFVQLSALDAGVKEVRAVIQSARRELTYAGRRTVLFIDEVHRFSKTQQDSLLSAVEDRIVSLIAATTENPFFSVVSPLLSRSLVLALQPLTDDDVRSVLHRALASERGLGGTLTLSAEAEDHLVRVAGGDARKALTALESGAGAAQAAGAPEIDLATLETAVAQAAVRYDRQGDMHYDIASALIKSIRGSDVDAALHYLARMVTAGEDPRFIARRLVISASEDIGMADPTALLTAVAAADAVAFIGMPEGHFPLAQAVVHLATAPKSNAVTTAIGDSMADVRAGLGGPVPPGLRDAHYAGAKKLGHGKTYVYPHAHPDGVVPQQYPPDALVGKDYYRPTARGAEGPIAARLGRLREIVRRQLRERSR from the coding sequence ATGACTTCGTTGTTCGACGAGCCGGGCGACGACGGCCCCACCGCCGTCGACCCCGGCGCGCCGCTGGCGGTGCGCATGCGGCCGCGCTCGCTCGGGGAGGTCGTCGGCCAGCAGCACCTGCTCGGTGACCGCGCCCCGCTGCGGAGGCTGGTCGAGTCCGACGAGCCGATGTCGCTGGTGCTCTACGGCCCGCCCGGCACCGGGAAGACCACGCTGGCGCACGTCATCTCGCTGGCCACCAAGCGGCAGTTCGTGCAACTCTCCGCCCTCGACGCGGGGGTCAAGGAGGTCCGCGCGGTCATCCAGAGCGCCAGGCGCGAGCTGACTTACGCCGGCCGCCGGACCGTCCTGTTCATCGACGAGGTGCACCGCTTCTCCAAGACCCAGCAGGACTCGCTGCTCAGCGCGGTCGAGGACCGGATCGTCAGCCTGATCGCGGCCACCACCGAGAACCCCTTCTTCTCCGTGGTCAGCCCGCTGCTGTCCCGCAGCCTCGTGCTGGCCCTGCAGCCGCTCACCGACGACGACGTCCGCTCCGTGCTGCACCGGGCGCTGGCCAGCGAGCGCGGGCTGGGCGGCACGCTCACCCTCAGCGCCGAGGCCGAGGACCACCTGGTGCGGGTGGCCGGCGGCGACGCGCGCAAGGCGCTGACCGCGCTGGAGTCCGGCGCCGGGGCGGCCCAGGCGGCCGGCGCCCCGGAGATCGACCTCGCCACCCTGGAGACGGCGGTGGCGCAGGCCGCGGTCCGCTACGACCGGCAGGGCGACATGCACTACGACATCGCCAGCGCCCTGATCAAGAGCATCCGCGGCAGCGACGTCGACGCCGCACTGCACTACCTGGCCCGCATGGTCACCGCGGGGGAGGACCCGCGGTTCATCGCCCGGCGGCTGGTCATCTCCGCCAGCGAGGACATCGGCATGGCGGACCCGACGGCGCTGCTCACCGCGGTCGCCGCCGCCGACGCCGTCGCCTTCATCGGCATGCCCGAGGGGCACTTCCCGCTGGCCCAGGCCGTCGTCCACCTGGCCACGGCCCCGAAGTCGAACGCGGTGACCACGGCCATCGGCGACTCCATGGCCGACGTCCGGGCCGGCCTGGGCGGGCCGGTCCCGCCCGGTCTGCGCGACGCCCACTACGCCGGGGCGAAGAAGCTCGGCCACGGGAAGACCTACGTCTATCCGCACGCGCACCCCGACGGCGTCGTCCCGCAGCAGTACCCACCCGACGCGCTGGTCGGGAAGGACTACTACCGGCCGACGGCCCGGGGTGCGGAGGGCCCGATCGCCGCGCGGCTGGGCCGGCTGCGGGAGATCGTCAGGCGACAGCTCCGGGAGCGATCGCGGTGA